The proteins below come from a single Podarcis muralis chromosome 8, rPodMur119.hap1.1, whole genome shotgun sequence genomic window:
- the NAA20 gene encoding N-alpha-acetyltransferase 20: MTSLRAFTCNDLFRFNNINLDPLTETYGIPFYLQYLAHWPEYFIVAEAPGGELMGYIMGKAEGSVAREEWHGHVTALSVAPEFRRLGLAAKLMELLEEISERKGGFFVDLFVRVSNQVAVNMYKQLGYSVYRTVLEYYSASNGEPDEDAYDMRKALSRDTEKKSIIPLPHPVRPEDIE, encoded by the exons ATGACTTCGCTGCGCGCCTTCACCTGCAACGACCTCTTCCGATTCAACAACAT CAACTTGGATCCCCTCACAGAAACT TATGGAATTCCATTTTACTTGCAGTACTTGGCTCACTGGCCTGAGTATTTCATTGTTGCAGAGGCTCCTGGTGGGGAACTGATGGGCTACA TCATGGGGAAAGCTGAAGGTTCAGTAGCCAGAGAAGAGTGGCATGGCCATGTTACTGCCCTCTCCGTTGCACCTGAATTTCGGCGGCTAGGTTTGGCTGCTAAGTTGATGGAACTGCTTGAAGAAATATCAGAAAG AAAGGGCGGATTTTTTGTGGATCTCTTTGTAAGAGTATCAAATCAGGTTGCAGTGAACATGTACAAACAACTAGGCTACAGCGTGTACAGAACAGTGCTAGAATACTACTCTGCCAGCAACGGGGAGCCTGACGAAGATGCTTATG ATATGAGGAAAGCTCTGTCCAGAGATACAGAGAAGAAATCAATTATACCATTACCCCATCCTGTCAGACCAGAAGACATAGAATAA
- the CRNKL1 gene encoding crooked neck-like protein 1, whose product MASTAAGKQRIPKVAKVKNKAPAEVQITAEQLLREAKERELELLPPPPQQKITDEEELNDYKLRKRKTFEDNIRKNRTVISNWIKYAQWEESLKEVQRARSIYERALDVDYRNVTLWLKYAEMEMKNRQVNHARNIWDRAITTLPRVNQFWYKYTYMEEMLGNVAGARQVFERWMEWQPEEQSWHSYINFELRYKEVDRARSIYERFVIVHPDVKNWIKYARFEEKHSYFAHARKVFERAVEFFGEEHMNEHLYVAFAKFEENQKEFERVRVIYKYALDRIPKHEAQELFKNYTIFEKKFGDRRGIEDIIVSKRRFQYEEEVKANPHNYDAWFDYLRLVESDADPDAVREVYERAIANVPPIQEKRHWKRYIYLWINYALYEELEAKDPERTRQVYQACVELIPHKKFTFAKIWLLYAQFEIRQKNLQFARRALGTSIGKCPKNKLFKGYIELELQLREFDRCRKLYEKFLEFAPENCTSWIKFAELETILGDVDRARAIYELAIGQPRLDMPEVLWKSYIDFEIEQEEYENTRNLYRRLLQRTQHVKVWISFAQFELSAGKDDSLPRCRQVYEEANKTMRNCEEKEERLMLLESWRNFEEEFGTESSKERVDKLMPEKVKKRRKLQAEDGSDAGWEEYYDYIFPEDAANQPNLKLLAMAKLWKKQQQDDDPERDPDKDVDESSP is encoded by the exons ATGGCGTCTACGGCGGCCGGGAAGCAGCGGATCCCTAAAGTGGCGAAG GTGAAAAACAAAGCCCCAGCCGAGGTACAGATCACAGCAGAGCAACTTTTAAGAGAAGCTAAAGAAAGAGAACTTGAgcttcttcccccacctcctcaaCAGAAGATCACAGATGAAGAGGAGCTAAATGATTATAAACTTCGAAAAAGAAAG ACCTTTGAAGATAATATAAGAAAAAACCGGACAGTTATCAGTAACTGGATCAAGTACGCACAATGGGAGGAAAGCCTCAAAGAAGTACAAAG GGCTCGTTCCATCTACGAACGTGCTCTAGATGTAGACTACCGCAATGTCACCCTTTGGCTGAAGTATGCCGAGATGGAGATGAAGAACCGCCAAGTTAATCATGCCCGAAACATCTGGGATCGTGCTATTACTACTCTACCGAGAGTCAACCAGTTCTG GTACAAATACACTTACATGGAAGAGATGCTGGGGAATGTTGCTGGAGCCCGCCAGGTGTTTGAGCGCTGGATGGAATGGCAGCCAGAAGAACAATCCTGGCATTCTTACATTAACTTTGAGCTGAGGTACAAGGAGGTGGACAGAGCACGCTCTATATATGAGAGAT TTGTCATTGTGCATCCCGATGTTAAGAACTGGATCAAGTATGCCCGTTTTGAAGAAAAACATAGTTATTTTGCCCATGCAAGGAAAGTATTTGAGAGAGCAGTGGAATTCTTTGGAGAAGAACATATGAATGAGCATCTGTATGTAGCTTTTGCCAAATTTGAAGAGAACCAGAAAGAG TTTGAAAGGGTGAGAGTAATCTATAAATACGCCCTGGACAGAATCCCAAAGCATGAAGCTCAAGAGCTCTTCAAAAATTACACCATTTTTGAGAAGAAGTTTGGGGACCGACGAGGAATCGAGGATATTATAGTTAGCAAGAGAAGATTCCAGTATGAAGAAGAAGTGAAA GCTAATCCACATAATTATGATGCCTGGTTTGATTACCTGAGGCTTGTGGAAAGTGATGCGGATCCTGATGCTGTACGTGAAGTTTATGAACGAGCCATTGCCAATGTTCCTCCAATTCAAGAAAAGAGGCACTGGAAGAGGTATATCTATCTGTGGATCAATTATGCACTGTATGAAGAGCTAGAGGCAAAG GATCCAGAGCGGACAAGACAAGTGTATCAAGCTTGTGTTGAACTCATTCCTCATAAAAAG TTTACATTTGCCAAAATATGGCTGTTGTATGCTCAATTTGAAATAAGACAGAAGAATCTCCAGTTTGCCAGGCGAGCCTTG GGAACATCCATAGGTAAATGTCCAAAGAACAAACTGTTTAAAGGCTACATTGAACTGGAGTTGCAGCTACGCGAGTTTGATCGTTGCCGGAAACTGTATGAGAAATTTCTAGAGTTTGCACCTGAAAACTGCACATCATGGATCAAGTTTGCAGAGTTAGAAACCATTCTTGGTGATGTTGATAGGGCCAGAGCTATATATGAGTTGGCTATTGGCCAGCCACGATTAGACATGCCAGAG GTTCTTTGGAAATCTTACATAGACTTTGAAATTGAACAAGAGGAATATGAGAACACAAGAAATCTTTATCGGCGATTGCTTCAAAGAACGCAGCATGTCAAG GTGTGGATCAGTTTTGCTCAGTTTGAACTCTCAGCAGGGAAAGATGACAGCTTACCACGCTGTCGGCAAGTATATGAAGAGGCTAATAAAACAATGAGAAATtgtgaggaaaaggaggagaggcTTATGCTTCTGGAATCCTGGAGAAACTTTGAAGAGGAATTTGGAACCGAATCCAGCAAAGAGAGGGTAGACAAACTCATGCCAGAGAAAGTCAAGAAGAGGAGGAAACTTCAAGCTGAAGATGGG TCTGATGCTGGCTGGGAAGAATACTATGATTACATCTTCCCAGAAGATGCTGCCAATCAGCCCAACCTCAAACTGCTTGCAATGGCTAAACTCTGGAAGAAGCAGCAACAAGATGATGATCCAGAGAGAGATCCAGACAAGGATGTGGATGAAAGCAGTCCCTAA